The Methanosphaera sp. BMS genome contains a region encoding:
- a CDS encoding Tex family protein: MLSIERTIANELDIKSWQAQAAITLINEDNTIPFIARYRKEATGGLDDDTLRQLSERLNYLVKLEERKRQILNNIEKQGKLTAQLEKEINDALTLVELEDLYRPYKQKKQTRATKARDKGLEPLALTIYDQQLTHSIDEEARQYLNDEVTTIEEAKQGANDIIADMISDKAYFRRFIRDITIKRGMFSVEAKDKESSSVYDMYYNYNENISDIVQHRILAINRGEKEGILKVKIEAPLKNIQFFLEDEVLINYSDNPNKLETNKYTTEFIREAIKDSYKRLIAPAIEREIRNILTNVAEDKSIKVFKKNLEQLLMQAPIVNKRVLGWDPAFRTGCKLAVIDEYGKVLDTAVVYPTEPQKKVHETIEIVRDLIDKYDIDLIALGNGTASRESEEVISKIIKGTGVEYAIVNEAGASVYSASDYASQEFPEYDVTQRGAISIARRLQDPLAELVKIDPKSIGVGQYQHDMNPKKLSESLDGVVERSVNSVGIDLNTASSALMEHIAGISPRIAKNIVKYREENGSFVDRNQLLKVPGLGAKTFEQCAGFMRIYTPKNILDSTCVHPESYDIALALLTIYGYDLRDVKNGGVDIKVDDIEALANELDVGEWTLRDILDELKKPGRDPRQELNTPQLKSDILDIEDVKEDMILEGVVRNVVDFGAFVDIGVHQDALIHISELSSTRFIKHPLDVVSVGDIVTVKVLSVDYEKNRISLTMKF, translated from the coding sequence ATGTTAAGCATAGAACGAACAATAGCCAATGAACTGGATATCAAGTCATGGCAAGCCCAAGCGGCAATTACATTAATAAATGAAGACAACACAATTCCCTTCATTGCCAGATACAGAAAAGAGGCAACCGGCGGTTTGGATGATGATACATTAAGACAATTATCCGAACGTTTAAATTACCTGGTTAAACTGGAAGAAAGAAAACGTCAAATACTAAACAACATTGAAAAACAGGGAAAACTCACGGCTCAACTGGAAAAAGAGATAAATGATGCCTTAACCCTGGTGGAATTGGAGGATTTATACAGGCCATATAAACAGAAAAAACAGACAAGAGCAACAAAGGCCAGGGATAAGGGCCTGGAGCCATTGGCATTAACCATATATGACCAGCAGTTAACCCATTCAATTGACGAGGAAGCACGTCAATACCTCAACGATGAGGTGACAACGATAGAAGAGGCAAAACAGGGAGCCAATGACATCATCGCAGATATGATATCCGACAAGGCATACTTCAGACGATTCATAAGGGACATTACCATAAAGCGTGGTATGTTTTCAGTTGAAGCAAAGGATAAGGAGTCATCATCAGTATATGACATGTACTATAACTACAATGAAAACATATCAGACATAGTTCAGCATAGAATTCTGGCAATAAATCGTGGCGAAAAGGAAGGAATACTCAAGGTAAAAATCGAGGCACCGCTAAAGAATATTCAGTTTTTCCTTGAGGATGAGGTATTAATCAACTACTCTGATAATCCTAATAAACTGGAGACAAATAAGTACACCACTGAATTTATAAGGGAAGCCATAAAGGATTCATATAAACGATTGATAGCACCTGCAATTGAACGTGAAATAAGAAATATTCTTACCAACGTTGCAGAGGACAAGTCAATAAAGGTATTTAAAAAGAACCTGGAACAGTTGCTTATGCAGGCACCAATCGTAAACAAAAGAGTACTTGGATGGGATCCCGCCTTCAGGACAGGATGTAAATTGGCAGTAATCGACGAGTACGGTAAGGTATTGGATACTGCTGTTGTATATCCGACTGAGCCACAGAAAAAGGTACATGAAACGATTGAAATAGTACGGGATTTGATTGACAAATATGATATAGACCTGATAGCACTTGGTAATGGTACCGCTTCACGTGAATCCGAAGAGGTCATATCAAAAATAATTAAGGGAACCGGTGTTGAATATGCAATAGTAAATGAAGCAGGTGCATCCGTTTATTCGGCCAGTGATTATGCTAGTCAGGAGTTTCCGGAGTATGACGTAACGCAGCGTGGGGCAATATCCATTGCCAGAAGACTTCAGGATCCATTGGCTGAACTTGTAAAAATCGATCCAAAATCAATAGGTGTGGGACAGTATCAGCATGACATGAATCCCAAGAAGCTTTCCGAATCCTTGGATGGTGTTGTTGAAAGAAGCGTAAATAGTGTTGGAATAGATTTAAATACAGCCAGCAGTGCATTGATGGAACATATCGCCGGTATATCACCTAGAATAGCAAAGAACATAGTTAAATACAGGGAGGAAAACGGTTCATTTGTCGATAGAAATCAGCTTTTGAAGGTTCCGGGTCTGGGAGCAAAAACATTCGAGCAGTGTGCCGGATTCATGAGAATATACACTCCAAAGAATATACTCGACAGTACATGTGTACATCCGGAGTCATATGATATAGCATTGGCACTGCTGACAATATACGGATATGACCTCAGGGATGTTAAAAATGGTGGAGTTGACATTAAGGTTGACGATATCGAAGCACTTGCAAACGAGTTGGATGTTGGAGAGTGGACGTTAAGGGACATTCTTGACGAACTTAAAAAGCCGGGACGTGATCCTAGACAGGAGCTCAATACTCCACAGTTGAAGTCTGATATTCTGGACATTGAAGATGTCAAGGAGGACATGATACTTGAGGGTGTTGTACGTAACGTGGTTGACTTTGGTGCATTTGTGGATATAGGAGTACATCAGGATGCATTAATACACATCTCGGAGTTGTCCAGTACTCGCTTTATAAAACATCCGCTGGATGTTGTCAGCGTTGGAGACATAGTAACTGTAAAGGTTTTATCAGTGGATTATGAAAAAAATAGGATTAGCCTGACTATGAAGTTTTAA
- a CDS encoding glutamate--tRNA ligase — MDIEETIYKYALTNAVEHGNSCQTGSVIGMVMSRHPDMRKDPKTVSQLAGKLVAKVNAMSPENQQEELDKLGGLEERKKQEEKPKGLPELENAEGKNITLRFAPNPSGPLHIGHARAAILNMLYKQKYDAKLILRIEDTDPKRVEVDAYDFIPEDIKWLGIEADEIYTQSDRLDIYYEYARKAIEIGAAYMCTCDGGDFKKLKDNCEACPCRSHSVEENLELWDNFDSMKEGEAVLRVKTDINHKNPAIRDWVAMRIVDYEHPRLGNKYRIYPMMNFSVTVDDHLMGMTHVLRGKDHLANSEKQRYLYEHFGWEVPEFIHYGRLKMDDVLLSTSKAREGIADGTYSGWDDPRLGTIRAIARRGIKKEVLYELIEEIGPKQADATISWKKIYGLNRNIIEEETNRYFFIPEAVKVDIEDLPDDMKQLSVKRELHYNQPEKGFRTLNFKGTAYIPKDDYDIAVNKNKPLRLMDLVNIKIDENTCRYESASLEDAQEKHARIIQWTPTQDSIKACVVMQDNTKVNGYIESDAKELKVDDRVQLERFGFARVDSVSDDEITFYYTHN; from the coding sequence ATGGATATTGAAGAAACTATTTATAAATATGCTTTAACCAATGCAGTTGAACATGGAAACAGTTGTCAAACGGGTTCCGTTATTGGAATGGTCATGAGCAGACATCCGGATATGAGAAAAGATCCTAAAACTGTAAGTCAACTGGCAGGAAAACTGGTTGCAAAGGTTAATGCAATGAGTCCCGAAAATCAGCAAGAGGAACTTGACAAGTTGGGTGGATTGGAAGAACGTAAGAAACAGGAAGAAAAGCCTAAGGGACTGCCTGAACTTGAAAACGCTGAAGGTAAAAATATAACCCTCAGATTTGCACCAAATCCGTCAGGTCCACTGCATATCGGTCATGCAAGAGCAGCAATATTAAACATGCTATACAAACAGAAGTATGACGCTAAGCTTATTCTAAGAATTGAGGATACCGATCCAAAACGTGTTGAAGTTGATGCATATGATTTCATACCTGAAGACATCAAGTGGCTGGGTATCGAGGCCGATGAAATATACACACAAAGTGACAGGCTGGACATCTACTACGAATATGCAAGAAAGGCCATCGAGATAGGTGCGGCTTATATGTGTACATGTGACGGTGGAGACTTTAAAAAGCTCAAGGATAACTGTGAAGCATGTCCGTGCAGAAGTCATAGCGTTGAAGAGAATCTTGAATTATGGGACAACTTTGATTCCATGAAGGAAGGTGAAGCCGTTCTACGTGTCAAGACCGACATAAATCATAAGAATCCGGCAATTCGTGACTGGGTTGCAATGAGAATTGTTGACTATGAACATCCTAGACTGGGAAATAAATACAGAATTTATCCTATGATGAACTTCTCCGTAACCGTTGATGATCATCTCATGGGAATGACACACGTTTTAAGGGGAAAAGACCATCTTGCAAATAGTGAAAAGCAACGCTACTTATATGAACACTTCGGATGGGAAGTACCTGAATTCATCCACTACGGCCGTCTTAAAATGGATGATGTTCTCTTGAGTACCTCAAAGGCAAGAGAAGGTATAGCTGACGGCACCTATAGCGGATGGGATGACCCTAGACTGGGAACCATAAGGGCCATAGCAAGACGTGGAATCAAAAAGGAAGTACTGTATGAATTGATTGAAGAGATTGGTCCAAAACAGGCAGACGCTACAATAAGCTGGAAAAAAATCTATGGATTAAACCGTAACATCATAGAGGAAGAAACCAACAGATACTTCTTCATCCCGGAAGCAGTCAAAGTGGACATAGAAGACCTTCCTGATGACATGAAGCAGCTATCAGTCAAACGTGAACTGCACTACAACCAACCGGAAAAAGGATTCAGAACATTAAACTTCAAGGGCACAGCATACATACCAAAGGATGACTATGACATAGCAGTCAATAAGAACAAGCCACTAAGACTGATGGATCTGGTCAACATCAAAATAGATGAGAACACCTGCAGATATGAAAGTGCTTCACTGGAAGATGCACAGGAAAAACATGCAAGGATAATCCAATGGACACCAACACAAGACAGCATCAAGGCATGTGTAGTAATGCAGGACAATACAAAAGTAAACGGATACATCGAGTCAGACGCCAAAGAATTAAAAGTGGATGATAGGGTACAGCTTGAAAGATTCGGATTTGCAAGAGTAGATAGCGTATCCGATGATGAAATAACATTCTATTACACACATAACTAA
- the acs gene encoding acetate--CoA ligase alpha subunit produces the protein MKDLTGLFNPRGVAVIGASSQKGKLGYIVTDNLKTCGYQGEIYPINIKADGEILGLKAYKSVLDIEGECDLAVVAIPSKFTNASLEECEQRGIKNVIVLTAGFKEVGGDGVKLEEELSAIAKKYDMNIQGPNCLGSLDIHTPLNASFAQIMPEPGNIAFVSQSGAMTVAIIDWSVSEGIGFSKVVSLGNKADVSEIDVIEQLADDDKTDVILGYLEGISEGERFIEVMKKVTQKKPVILIKSGSSQAGAKAVSSHTGALAGNDFAFDAAFENCGVMRARSMQELFDLGTAFSKTDLPKGKNIAVITNAGGGGVLTADKIEEEGLQLAELTDETMAKLREVIPEEGSVHNPIDVLGDASPEAYEKTLEIVLAEDYIDSAIIMACPTASYKPKEVGEAIVDAKNRFDKPIMVVNMGGPTFVEENLVLREHNIPTFVFPETAVTALKGMAAFTEIKQKSHESALDGLSDINKDEAAKIIESVKASGKDALIGSEAYQVAKAYGISAAPIVLATTKEEAGQAAEEMQYPVVLKIASDKILHKTDIGGVQVNINSKEEVEQTFEEIIQRAKEAHPDVVPDGVEVQKMMPKGQEVLIGMLRDAQFGPIIGFGMGGIYVNLINDVNFKLGYGITEDAIDEQINSTKVSKLLEGYRGDAPCDIEAVKDTLKRVTRLTLDFPEIKELDINPVFCYEEGSSALDIKIKL, from the coding sequence ATGAAAGATCTCACAGGATTATTCAATCCAAGAGGTGTAGCTGTAATAGGCGCATCAAGTCAAAAAGGAAAACTAGGTTACATAGTTACAGATAATTTAAAAACCTGTGGTTATCAGGGAGAAATATATCCTATAAACATCAAAGCAGATGGTGAAATATTAGGATTAAAAGCATATAAATCAGTTTTAGATATAGAAGGAGAATGTGATTTAGCAGTTGTAGCAATACCTTCAAAGTTTACTAACGCTTCCTTAGAAGAATGTGAACAAAGAGGAATTAAAAATGTCATAGTTCTAACTGCAGGATTCAAAGAAGTAGGTGGAGACGGTGTAAAACTCGAAGAGGAATTATCCGCAATAGCTAAAAAATATGACATGAACATCCAGGGACCTAACTGTCTTGGAAGTTTAGATATACACACACCACTAAACGCATCATTTGCACAGATAATGCCAGAACCTGGAAACATTGCATTCGTATCACAAAGTGGAGCAATGACTGTTGCAATTATAGATTGGAGTGTATCTGAAGGAATAGGATTCAGTAAGGTAGTAAGTCTGGGAAACAAGGCAGACGTATCAGAAATAGATGTAATAGAACAACTGGCAGATGATGATAAAACAGATGTTATCCTAGGATATCTCGAAGGAATCAGTGAAGGAGAAAGATTCATAGAAGTAATGAAAAAGGTCACACAGAAAAAACCTGTAATACTCATTAAATCAGGTTCTTCACAGGCAGGAGCAAAAGCGGTATCATCACACACAGGTGCATTGGCAGGTAATGACTTTGCATTCGATGCAGCATTTGAAAACTGTGGTGTAATGAGAGCAAGATCAATGCAGGAACTATTTGACCTTGGAACAGCATTTTCAAAAACTGATTTACCAAAAGGTAAAAACATTGCAGTAATAACAAACGCCGGTGGTGGAGGAGTACTGACCGCCGATAAAATAGAAGAGGAAGGACTTCAATTAGCAGAACTAACAGACGAAACCATGGCAAAACTAAGGGAAGTTATTCCGGAAGAGGGTAGTGTTCACAATCCTATAGATGTACTGGGAGATGCATCACCAGAAGCATATGAAAAAACACTTGAAATCGTACTTGCAGAAGACTACATTGACAGTGCCATTATCATGGCATGTCCAACAGCATCCTACAAACCTAAGGAAGTGGGAGAAGCAATAGTTGACGCTAAAAACAGATTCGACAAACCAATCATGGTAGTAAACATGGGTGGACCTACATTCGTAGAGGAAAACCTTGTATTACGTGAACATAACATTCCAACATTCGTATTCCCGGAAACAGCAGTAACCGCTCTTAAAGGAATGGCAGCATTCACTGAAATAAAACAAAAATCACATGAATCAGCATTGGATGGTCTATCAGATATCAACAAGGATGAAGCAGCAAAAATTATTGAATCCGTAAAAGCCAGTGGAAAAGATGCATTAATCGGTTCCGAAGCATATCAAGTAGCAAAAGCATACGGTATCTCAGCAGCTCCTATAGTACTTGCAACTACCAAAGAGGAAGCAGGTCAGGCAGCTGAAGAAATGCAATATCCTGTAGTACTGAAAATCGCATCCGATAAGATATTACACAAAACAGATATTGGTGGAGTACAAGTAAACATCAACTCCAAAGAGGAAGTTGAACAAACCTTTGAAGAAATCATCCAAAGAGCAAAAGAAGCACATCCAGATGTCGTACCTGACGGTGTGGAAGTTCAAAAAATGATGCCTAAAGGACAGGAAGTTCTAATAGGTATGCTTCGTGATGCACAGTTTGGTCCAATCATAGGATTTGGTATGGGTGGAATCTATGTAAACCTCATTAATGATGTAAACTTCAAATTAGGTTATGGAATTACTGAAGATGCTATTGATGAACAAATCAACAGTACAAAAGTAAGTAAACTCTTAGAAGGTTACCGTGGAGATGCTCCATGTGATATTGAAGCAGTTAAAGATACATTAAAACGTGTAACCAGATTAACATTAGACTTCCCTGAAATCAAAGAATTGGATATCAATCCAGTATTCTGTTATGAAGAAGGATCCAGTGCACTGGATATAAAAATCAAATTATAA
- a CDS encoding TIGR03576 family pyridoxal phosphate-dependent enzyme, translated as MTVTLDEIKKREKGLSIINKKIQSTGIDSLIDLTGLAGGFDVTPGDISLLETYAGPAVFDERIQKLGIEHLGGSKVLPLNRTTSGIAATIITLVKPHTTIVHYLPKKPGHPSIPRTAKLVNANYVEYSSLDEFMVDDNTSLVFITGTTMDHEVIDVDEFKKVIQIAKDNDLLVFVDDASGARVRRAVYNQPTAIDLGADLSVTSTDKMMEGPRGGLMAGSAELINRIKLTVNEYGWEAQAPLVAAMVKALEKYSPDDIRDAFIQKDELYDKLVAKNLNPLKTPTGFMFKEDEIKLQLEKMGLVCDVPSDIIATVYSMILLENYNVITIPAVGMPGASKTIRLDWSAKDSSKLSMDELVDAIYNTFAECKDVIENNQIDDVLYG; from the coding sequence ATGACAGTTACTTTAGATGAAATTAAAAAAAGAGAAAAAGGTTTATCCATAATCAATAAAAAAATACAGTCAACAGGTATTGACTCCCTAATTGATTTAACAGGTCTTGCAGGTGGATTTGATGTAACCCCTGGGGACATATCACTGCTTGAAACATATGCCGGACCGGCCGTTTTTGATGAAAGGATTCAGAAATTAGGAATCGAACATCTTGGCGGATCTAAGGTTTTACCATTAAATCGTACCACCAGTGGTATAGCAGCAACAATCATAACCTTGGTTAAGCCGCACACCACAATAGTTCATTACCTTCCAAAAAAACCGGGTCATCCATCAATACCCCGTACTGCCAAACTGGTAAATGCCAATTATGTGGAATACTCCTCACTTGATGAGTTCATGGTTGACGATAACACTTCACTGGTATTTATTACCGGTACGACAATGGATCATGAAGTAATTGATGTCGATGAATTTAAAAAGGTCATTCAGATAGCAAAGGATAATGACTTGCTTGTATTCGTTGATGATGCTTCAGGTGCAAGGGTAAGAAGGGCAGTGTATAATCAGCCTACGGCAATTGATCTGGGTGCCGATTTAAGTGTAACAAGTACTGATAAAATGATGGAAGGGCCTCGTGGAGGATTAATGGCCGGAAGTGCCGAACTTATAAACAGGATAAAGTTAACAGTTAATGAGTATGGATGGGAGGCTCAGGCACCGCTTGTAGCTGCTATGGTTAAGGCTCTCGAGAAATATTCACCCGATGATATCAGGGATGCGTTCATTCAGAAGGATGAATTGTATGATAAGCTTGTTGCTAAGAATTTGAATCCGCTTAAGACCCCGACCGGATTCATGTTTAAGGAGGATGAGATTAAGCTTCAGCTTGAAAAGATGGGTTTGGTTTGTGACGTCCCTAGTGATATTATAGCTACGGTCTATTCTATGATACTCCTTGAAAACTATAACGTTATAACCATTCCGGCTGTAGGTATGCCTGGTGCATCCAAGACCATCAGGTTGGACTGGTCTGCCAAGGATTCATCCAAATTATCCATGGATGAACTGGTTGATGCTATTTATAATACATTTGCCGAATGTAAGGATGTCATTGAAAATAATCAAATAGATGATGTGTTATATGGATAG
- a CDS encoding flippase, with translation MSDKKSKLAAGSIITMLGSVILRLGGFIYRFILSRLLTTAEYGIVGLTLPFQNTFIIAASGGIPPAIAKYVSQYKAVDDKEMVHQISVTGMKLMVFLAIIAAVIMLIISEPVAINMWHKPEAILPLRLVSLIIPFSVIVGALRGIFQGFYNMQDLFYSKFIEQIATLILASSLVFIGWYAAGAVLGTALGFMVSLFGSYYLYKRDIKDVYLNDEYEKISFKEETKIMIQIFKFSIPVVISGIAEIILYDSGTFFIGMFLPALFAGLYTNATAISRIPLIIANSISVSVLPATSEADSLSDSKLLKMYIHQAYRYTSLTSLPVTAFIISYSMPLLCLLFGDNFAAGAGALSISASGMFFFSMYLIASSMCQGLGKPSFPMYSLIVGAIISVVSCVVLIPLYDIRGASVSTAFATFILMVMTIYEVTRLTKIHPPYKDLAKILVVTFIMMTIMDFAPQTLIGMIVGGAIASVIYVVLIVYLRAIKSEDMVFIEHIVNKTGPLKKYLNKIVVKINNYIES, from the coding sequence TTGTCTGATAAAAAATCTAAACTAGCAGCCGGAAGTATAATAACAATGCTTGGTTCGGTTATTCTTAGATTAGGCGGATTTATTTATCGTTTTATATTGAGTAGATTACTTACAACTGCAGAATATGGAATTGTAGGATTAACATTACCTTTCCAGAATACCTTTATCATAGCGGCTTCAGGTGGTATACCACCGGCAATAGCAAAATACGTATCTCAGTACAAGGCCGTTGACGATAAGGAAATGGTACATCAGATATCCGTTACAGGTATGAAGCTGATGGTATTTTTAGCCATAATAGCGGCAGTGATAATGCTGATTATATCAGAGCCTGTAGCCATAAATATGTGGCACAAGCCGGAGGCAATATTGCCTTTGAGACTGGTATCATTGATTATACCGTTTAGTGTAATTGTCGGAGCCCTGAGGGGTATATTCCAGGGTTTCTATAATATGCAAGATTTGTTTTACAGTAAGTTTATTGAACAGATAGCTACTTTGATTCTTGCATCAAGTCTGGTATTCATCGGTTGGTATGCTGCGGGAGCAGTTTTAGGTACGGCATTAGGGTTTATGGTATCATTGTTCGGATCATATTATCTTTATAAAAGGGACATCAAGGATGTCTACTTGAATGATGAATATGAAAAGATTTCATTTAAGGAAGAAACAAAGATAATGATTCAAATTTTTAAGTTTTCAATTCCGGTGGTAATATCCGGTATAGCGGAGATTATACTTTATGACTCAGGAACATTCTTTATAGGCATGTTCTTACCGGCACTCTTTGCAGGTCTGTATACCAATGCAACGGCCATCAGCCGTATACCATTGATAATAGCCAATTCCATCTCGGTATCAGTATTGCCTGCTACAAGTGAAGCAGACAGCTTATCCGATAGTAAGTTGCTTAAGATGTATATACACCAGGCATACAGATATACGTCATTAACATCACTACCTGTTACTGCATTTATAATATCATATTCAATGCCACTTCTGTGTTTATTATTCGGTGATAACTTTGCAGCTGGTGCTGGAGCATTAAGTATCTCAGCCAGTGGGATGTTTTTCTTCTCAATGTACCTGATAGCCAGCAGTATGTGTCAAGGATTGGGCAAACCTTCATTTCCAATGTATTCACTGATTGTCGGAGCTATAATCAGTGTGGTTAGTTGTGTAGTTCTAATACCGCTTTATGATATTAGAGGAGCATCCGTATCCACTGCATTTGCAACATTTATATTGATGGTCATGACGATTTATGAAGTCACTAGGTTAACGAAGATACATCCACCATACAAGGATTTGGCTAAGATTCTTGTTGTCACGTTTATCATGATGACAATAATGGATTTTGCACCTCAAACATTAATTGGGATGATTGTTGGTGGAGCGATTGCCAGTGTTATCTATGTTGTCCTAATCGTATATCTTAGGGCTATTAAAAGTGAGGATATGGTATTTATAGAACATATCGTTAATAAAACCGGGCCGCTCAAAAAATACTTGAACAAAATAGTTGTTAAAATAAATAATTATATTGAAAGTTAA
- a CDS encoding CapA family protein: MKFKNKLILLILLIILLGILLVALDSPYLHALMGDTSDLESMTIVNDNRSNLSIVVTGDLMFGRNTPAVLSLDESPFRYISNVTSGSDILLVNTENPFTTSSNAVKGDVPLKASPEYIPLINGTNGTVISANANNHLFDYGVEGMRDSMKNLDANGITHIGVGENKQEASKPAVIEKNGYKITIFNYMDSDNFQEYSQEVMPIAKDDSPGYSAWDDETSPQQIKEAKENGSDFVLVYMHYGNEYSRSPNDMQINISHKAIDAGADAVVGAHAHVTQGVELYKNKPIYYNLGNTIFDQSRSDTHVGYIVGFDLDKTNVTATLYPIYVSGFLPQFMDSSGANALLDELNPQCDSMERTDDGRGVIHYSLDNETTSKFSLFNSK, translated from the coding sequence TTGAAATTTAAAAATAAGTTAATATTATTGATTCTATTGATCATATTACTGGGAATACTGCTTGTAGCCCTGGATAGTCCATATTTGCATGCATTGATGGGTGATACGAGTGACTTGGAATCCATGACAATAGTTAATGATAACAGAAGTAATCTGTCAATAGTTGTAACGGGAGATTTAATGTTCGGTAGAAATACGCCCGCCGTATTATCACTTGATGAAAGCCCATTTAGATATATATCCAATGTAACATCGGGTAGTGATATTCTGCTTGTAAATACTGAAAATCCATTTACCACATCCTCAAATGCCGTTAAGGGTGATGTTCCATTGAAGGCAAGTCCTGAATATATACCTTTGATTAACGGTACAAATGGTACGGTTATATCCGCTAATGCTAACAATCACCTGTTTGACTATGGTGTTGAGGGTATGAGGGATTCCATGAAAAACTTGGACGCAAATGGAATCACCCATATCGGTGTTGGTGAAAACAAACAGGAAGCATCAAAACCTGCAGTAATTGAAAAAAATGGGTATAAAATTACAATATTCAACTATATGGATAGCGATAACTTCCAGGAATATTCGCAGGAAGTAATGCCTATAGCCAAGGATGATAGTCCCGGCTACTCCGCATGGGATGATGAAACTTCACCTCAACAAATAAAAGAGGCCAAGGAGAATGGCTCTGACTTTGTATTGGTATATATGCATTATGGTAATGAATACTCCAGAAGTCCAAATGATATGCAGATAAACATATCCCATAAGGCGATTGATGCCGGAGCTGATGCGGTTGTAGGTGCACATGCACACGTAACCCAGGGTGTCGAGTTATACAAGAACAAGCCAATCTATTATAACTTGGGTAATACCATATTCGATCAAAGCAGGTCGGATACACATGTAGGATATATTGTAGGATTTGACCTTGACAAGACAAATGTAACCGCTACATTATACCCGATTTATGTCAGCGGATTTTTACCTCAGTTTATGGATTCATCCGGTGCCAATGCTTTACTTGATGAATTGAATCCTCAATGTGATAGTATGGAAAGAACTGATGACGGACGGGGTGTAATACATTACAGCCTGGATAATGAAACCACTTCAAAGTTCTCATTATTTAATTCTAAATAA
- a CDS encoding biotin--[acetyl-CoA-carboxylase] ligase gives MIRKHILKSIEEEYVTESELIEKLNITHEHLKDNLMKLKDAGYDIIHENEKGYKLINTPDIIEPFEIERNLSTKYIAHNIHFYQEVTSTNDIAKKFVDNDAPEGTVIIAEQQTAGRSRSKNDWASPEGGIWMTLILKPEVTLLEASKLTIVTGVAIAKTLHDKFNLDAGIKWPNDIMIGNKKICGILTEAVTDYDDLKAVLIGVGIDVNINQSDLPDNLQDITTTISEETSEEIKRAEIMKVFFSIFEELYEEFKNGQFKHIIGEWRRLSSTTGNRVKVYKDGKAMLADAVGIDNQGALIVELDDGSLEKIISGECIIIDE, from the coding sequence ATGATTAGAAAACATATTTTAAAAAGTATAGAAGAAGAATATGTAACAGAAAGTGAATTAATAGAAAAATTAAATATTACCCATGAACATCTTAAGGATAATTTGATGAAATTGAAAGATGCGGGCTATGATATTATACATGAAAATGAAAAAGGTTACAAATTAATCAATACACCTGATATAATTGAACCGTTTGAAATTGAAAGAAACTTATCAACAAAGTATATTGCACATAACATCCATTTCTATCAGGAGGTAACATCCACCAATGATATTGCCAAGAAATTTGTGGATAATGATGCACCAGAAGGTACTGTTATTATAGCAGAACAACAGACAGCCGGTAGAAGCAGATCCAAGAATGATTGGGCTTCACCTGAAGGTGGAATATGGATGACATTAATACTTAAACCGGAAGTGACTCTTCTTGAGGCATCAAAGTTAACTATTGTTACCGGTGTTGCAATTGCCAAAACATTGCATGACAAATTCAATTTGGATGCGGGAATCAAATGGCCAAATGACATCATGATTGGAAACAAAAAGATATGTGGTATACTGACCGAAGCGGTAACCGACTATGATGACTTGAAGGCAGTTCTCATAGGAGTTGGTATAGATGTCAACATCAATCAGAGCGATTTACCTGATAACCTTCAAGATATTACAACAACCATTAGTGAAGAAACTAGTGAAGAGATTAAACGTGCCGAAATAATGAAGGTATTTTTCAGTATATTTGAAGAATTATATGAAGAGTTTAAGAATGGTCAATTCAAGCACATCATTGGTGAATGGAGAAGACTATCAAGCACTACAGGTAATCGTGTAAAAGTATATAAAGACGGCAAAGCAATGCTTGCAGATGCCGTAGGCATTGACAATCAAGGGGCATTAATTGTAGAATTAGATGACGGCTCACTGGAAAAAATAATTTCAGGTGAATGTATAATAATAGATGAATAG